A DNA window from Flavisolibacter ginsenosidimutans contains the following coding sequences:
- a CDS encoding toxin-antitoxin system YwqK family antitoxin: MRYIFSFVLLLSLGAKAQWKNYIIGVKGDTLNRVDAKGLKQGPWFFHVDELRGNPGYEEEGFFVNDQREGRWVRYSLQGDKLAIENYRWGQKDGKCQYFNTAEDLIREESWLAANPKSPYDTIPVYDINDATKILRFQIVKLDEASVKHGTWRYYDPQTGRIEKTEQYVLNRLKTKDDDTAQTTDELAPIDPATGKPVAKKEEKKQAAKPKEVLEYEKKNAGKKKIKVRDGSTGG; encoded by the coding sequence ATGCGTTACATCTTTTCTTTCGTGTTGTTGTTGTCGCTGGGTGCAAAGGCGCAATGGAAAAACTACATCATTGGCGTAAAGGGCGACACGCTGAACCGCGTGGACGCAAAAGGATTGAAACAAGGCCCGTGGTTCTTTCATGTGGACGAATTGCGCGGCAATCCGGGTTATGAGGAAGAAGGCTTTTTTGTAAATGATCAGCGTGAAGGCCGGTGGGTGCGTTACTCGTTGCAAGGCGATAAACTGGCGATTGAGAACTACCGCTGGGGACAAAAGGACGGAAAGTGCCAATATTTCAATACCGCGGAGGATTTGATTCGCGAAGAAAGCTGGCTCGCTGCCAACCCGAAAAGCCCTTACGACACCATTCCTGTTTACGACATTAATGATGCGACAAAAATTCTTCGCTTCCAGATTGTAAAACTTGACGAAGCTTCCGTAAAGCACGGTACGTGGCGTTATTACGACCCGCAAACCGGCCGCATTGAAAAAACGGAACAGTATGTTTTGAACCGACTCAAAACAAAAGACGACGACACTGCTCAAACAACTGATGAACTTGCGCCTATAGATCCCGCTACCGGCAAACCCGTCGCGAAAAAAGAAGAGAAGAAACAGGCAGCAAAACCCAAAGAAGTACTGGAATACGAAAAGAAAAACGCGGGCAAGAAAAAGATCAAGGTGCGGGACGGAAGTACGGGGGGATAG